TCCTTTTTGGGGCCGGAGCGGCCCCGATTGATAATTACTCTGCCGGGAGGGTTGGAACGTTGTTGTCGAACCAGGTGGCGTAAATTTTAGCGTAGGTGCCGTCGGCGATGATTTTCTTCAGGCCGGCGTCGATTTTGCCTTTCAGCTCGGTGTTGCCTTTGGCGACCGCGATGCCGAAGTACTGGCGCTCAAACTTGCTGTCCGGCACCAGCTTCAGCGGTTTTTCCGGGTGGGATTTGATGTAGTACTTCACCACGCCCACGTCGCCCACGGCGGCGTCGATGCCATCTTCGGTCAGTTCCTGCAGCATCAGCGGGGTGTTGTCAAAGCGCTTGATGTCGGTGCTGTTTTTACCCAACACGTCGGACACCACGATGTCGCCGGTGCTGGAGTTAACCACGCCGACTTTCTTGCCTTTCAGGGAGGTAACGGAATCGACTTTAGAGTCGGTCGGCACCACGATGGACTGCTCGGCCGGGAAATACGGCGTAGAGAAATCGACCATCGCTTTACGCTTGTCGGTAATGGTGATGCCAGAAATGATGATGTCGCGATCGCCGGAATTCAGCGTGGCGAAGATACCCTCCCACGGCGTGTTAACCAGCTTGATATCAAACCCTTCAGCTTTGGCGATGGCTTTGATGATGTCGATATCGAAACCTTCC
This Klebsiella michiganensis DNA region includes the following protein-coding sequences:
- a CDS encoding ABC transporter substrate-binding protein, which encodes MLTKAMKSVVAGGCLLAALFSSAQALAQTYVVGSGGTYRPFEYENSQKQLEGFDIDIIKAIAKAEGFDIKLVNTPWEGIFATLNSGDRDIIISGITITDKRKAMVDFSTPYFPAEQSIVVPTDSKVDSVTSLKGKKVGVVNSSTGDIVVSDVLGKNSTDIKRFDNTPLMLQELTEDGIDAAVGDVGVVKYYIKSHPEKPLKLVPDSKFERQYFGIAVAKGNTELKGKIDAGLKKIIADGTYAKIYATWFDNNVPTLPAE